AGAAAGTTCAAGGACCACAAGCTTTCAACACGGAGGAACGGAGGTACACGGGAACGGCGATCCTGAGCTCTCCTCCGTGTTCCTCCGTGTCTCCGTGAGTCCTCCGTGTTGAAAGCACTTAGCACAGCAAGAATCGCAACGAGTGTTCGGCTGTGCCCACCTAAGCCCCCCGACCCCAGCCTTCGCTGGGGCAGGCTTCTCGTCCCCAGCCTTCGCTGGGGCAGGCTTCTCGTCTTCTGCCCCTAAGGCACTATCGTCGCCTTCGGCTCCATCCTGACTATCCACAGCCCGCTGTTCATGTCGTTGATGAACGCGAGGCCGTTCTTCACCACGACGCCCCAGGTCATTGTGGCGTTGGGGATCTTCCCTTGCGGCGATTGCGGCTGGAAGTGGGTGATCTCGCGACCCTGATGCTGCAAGTTGCCGCGCAGTTCGCCCGAGACGTCGAAGGCGTGGAAGCCTGAGTTGTACGCACCCATGTAGAGCGTGTCGCCCGCCGCCCAGACGTTGTGCACCCCGCCGAATTCGGGCTCGTACCAGGCGACGCTCCTCGGCTTGGTGATGTCGCTGACGTCGATCACCTGCAAACGCCCGTAGGCGCGCCCGACGCGTCCTCCAAGCGCGGCTTGCACCTCGGCGGGATCGAAGACCTCATCGGCAATGAAGACGTAGTTCTTGTGACGCCACGCGGTGTGCGTCCCGCGGATGTAGCCGGTCGCCCCCTCGGTTTCCAGGCGCGAGGCGTAGATGGCGTCGAGGTCGTACTTGTATTGCGCCACTACCACCGGGTTGGAGGGCGTCCCGCCGCGCATCCCGTTGCCCACGTCGAGGATGATCAATCCGTCGTTCCACCAACTGCCGTAGAGGAGCCCGTCCTGCACGTCGACGTCGTGCAAGGTGCGCCCCGCATCCGAGCTGGGCGGGCGCGACGGTCTCCACTGCGAGACCTGTCGCGGCGCGGCTGGGTTGTCGATGTTGATGACGTGGACCGCGCCCGTGCCGTCATTCGTGATGTAGGCATGGCGCCCATACTTTGGGTCGGTGTAGATGAACGCCGAGTGGACCCCGGAGGTCACGCCATCCGTGAAGTCGGCGACCTTCTTCGGGTGCAGCGGATCCTCGAGCGTGGCGATGACGATCCCGTTCTTCCGGTTGTCGGCCCCTTCGCGCGTGAAGACCATGACCTCGCCCTTCTCGTCGGTCATGATGTCATTCACGACGCGGAAGTTCTCGATGACCGAGTCGGCAATGACGGGCTTGGTCGGGTCGGCGATGTTGATCACGTAGAAGCGATCGCCGCCGGCGTGCGTCCCGAGATACGCGACTTTCCCGTTGGGGTGCACCCACACCTCGGAGGTGACGAAGGCGGTGCGCAGCACGGAGCCGACGACGGTTGCCTTGCGGCGCACGTTGCGATCGGTGAGGGTGACCGAGGCATCACCCGAGAGGCGCCCGAAGTTGGCGCTCACGAGATAGGTCCCGGGATCGAAGCCGACAAAGCCGCCATCGCTCCCGATCTCGCCGCGTCCGGGGGAGAAGGTCCAACTCGGCGTGAGCCCCGGGATCGCCCTCCCGGTCGCGTCCTTGACCTGCACGGCGAAGTGCAGGACGTCACCCTGCCGTGCACTGGTGGCCGCCGGTGTCACCGTCACCGTGGCCCCGTTGGCGCTGACGACGTCGACGTCGATCGCCCGTTCGGCAGCCCCGGCGGCTGCAACTATGCGCGCCTTCCCTATGGCGAGCGCGGAGACGAGCCCCGTCTCGCTGACGCGCACGATGGCCGGCGCGGACGACTTCCAGGCGACAGGCTCGGTCGCCGAATCGCCGTCCGCGGACCGGGCCACCGCCGACAGCTGCAATCGCTGCCCGGCGAGGAGCCGGGTCGGCTGCGGGGTGACGGCGACACTGGTCGCCCTCCCTGGCACCATGAGCACGTCGACCTTGCGCGTCAACGGGCGCGAGCCGGGGACGATGGCGGAGATGACGACGGGGAACTTCCCCACCGCCCCGGACGTGACGAGCCCCATCGAGTCCACCGTGGCCTCGAAGGCACCACCGAAGTAGCGGACCTTGACGCCCGGAAGCGCCTTCCCGCCCTCATCGACGACCATCGCCGTCAGCCGCAACGTGTCCCGGGCAACCACGCGCGGATTGGCCGGCGTGACGACGATCCGAGGGCCGCCTGCCTGCGCCGAGATGATCGCCGGGGCGAGGCTCGCACTGGCGAGCGCGCCTGCCAGCGCGCGTGCGAGCGCGCCTGCCAGCGCGCGTGCGAGCGTTGCGGCAAGAGAGGGAGAGCGCATTCGACGGGAGGGGTTGAGGGGGCGATGGGCGGTCGCGGGAGGCTGAAGATGGTGCGGCGGGCGTTCGCGGTCAAAGCGGGTGTGCCCGTTCAAGGTCCTTCGACGCGACCACTCGGCGTCGACTTCCTGGATCGGCGCCCTCTCCGCGTTTGGTCAAGCGCCTTCACCACAGAGAACACAGAGTTGCACGGAGCACTGAAGCGCACGATGAAGCTCCATCGCGATCGTCACTCCACTCCGTGTAACCCGGCGTTCCCTGTGGTGAAAGCTCGTTGCGGTTCCCGCCCCAACTCCTCCCCAGCCATCACCAGGCCAGACCTCACGTCCCCAGCCTTCGCTGGGGCAGGCTTCTCGTCCCCAGCCTTCGCTGGGGCAGGCTTCTCGTCTTCTCGTCCTCTCGTCCTCTCGTCCTCTCGCACAGCTACAGCGTCCCCCGCCGCTTGAGACGGTTGTACTGCTCCACGACTGCCTCCGCCGCACCCGCGGGCGCGACATCGAGGACCAGCACTCCCTGCGCACGCATCTCGGCGAGTGCGAACTCGCGTGACTGGAGCAGCTCCTCGGCGGCGGCGCGCTCGAACGCCCCGTGCACGGTCGCCGGGCGCGCGGTGGCGAGGGCGTCGAGCGCGGGGTCGCGAAGGGCGACGGCGAGCGGAAGATGACGCGGACGCAGGGCGCCTACCTGCGCCACGAGCGCCTCGCTCGCGGTGCGGTCGATGACGTCGGTGAAGACGACGGTGAGTGCGCGGCGGCGGTTGCGCTGGGCGAGATACGCGAAGGCGCCGGGATAGTCGGGCTCGACCACGGTCCCGCGCACCATGGCCAGCGCGTCGAGCACGCCGCGCAGCGCCCGGCGCCCGCGCGCCGGGGCCAGGTAGTGCTGCACCGCATCGGCAAAGACCATCAGCCCAACGTTATCGTCATGGTCGGCCGCGGCGTGCGCCAGCTGCAACGCGGCCTCCACCACGAACTCCAGGCGCGAGCGCCCCTGCGATTCGGCGGTGAGCATGCGACCGGCGTCGATCACGATGAGCACCTGCTGGCGCCGCTCGTCCTCGTACTGACGAACCATCGGCTTGCCGCGGCGCGCGGTCGCCTTCCAGTCAATGGTGCGCGTGTCGTCGCCCTGCACCCACTCTCGCAGCGACTCGAAGACGCGCCCTTCCCCCAGCCGCCGCACGTTGCGCAGCCCCACCTCACGCCGACGCTGCGCCTGCGTGGGAAGGGCTCGCAGCGAGGCGCCCACGAGCGTGGGATACACGGTCACCTGCCACGGCAACGGAACACGGAGCGGGCGCCACGCCAGTCCCCAGGGGGATTGCACCCGCAGGTGCAACGCCCCCTCCCCCGCCTTGCCGCGCGCCACTGGGCGCACGTCGTGCCGCTCGTACAGCGGGGACTCCGGCGGGAGCACGAGCGTCCGCTCCGCGCCACCGGCGAGCGAGAGGATCGGCGGGAGCGCCTCCACGACCTGCACGGTGGTGCGACGCGGCAGGTGCGACTGCCAGCGATAGCTCACCGGCAGCGATCGCCCTAACGAGAAGGCGGGGGGCGACTCGCGCTGCACGGAAACGTCCTTCGTCTCGATCCCCCACGCGCGCCACGTATCGATCGCCAGGAGCGCCACCCACGCCAGGTCGAGCACCACGAGGAGGAGCGACGCCCCGCTCCACACCAGGGCAAGCGGCGCCACCAGCGCCAGAGCGGCGGCGCCGATGAACCAGCGACGCGAGGGAATGGGCATCGCCGCCGCTCGCTAGGCGCGCGGTGCCTCGACGCGCTCGAACAGCGTCTGCACCGCCGCATCAGGCGTCACCCCTTCCAGCTCCAGCTCCGGCGCCACCTGCACGCGATGGCGCAGCACCGCCGGCGCCAGCGACTTCACGTCGTCCGGGACGACAAACGCGCGCCCATCGAGCAGCGCCGCTGCCTGCGACAGGAGGAGGAGCGCCACCGAGGCGCGCGGCGACGCGCCTAACGTCAGCGTCGGCGTCTCGCGCGTGGTCCGCACCAGTGCCGTGATGTAGGCGACGATGGACGGTTCGACACGTACCTGCCGCGCCGCACCGCGCAATGCCTCCAACCCCTCGGCGTCCATCACCCGCTCGATCCCGAACGACGACGGCGTGGCGGCATCGAATCCCCCCAGCACACGCCCCAGCATCCCTTGCTCTGCGTCGTTTGGTGGATAGCGCAGCAGGACCTTCACCAGGAAGCGATCGAGCTCCGCCTCGGGCAGCGGATACGTCCCCTCGAACTCGATCGGGTTCTGCGTGGCGAAGACGGTGAAGCCGTGGGAGAGCGATCGCGTCTCGCCATCGACGGTCACCGCACGCTCCTGCATCGCCTCGAGCATTGCCGCCTGCGTCTTGGCCGGCGCGCGGTTGATCTCGTCGCCAAGGACGAGATCGGCGAAGAGGGGTCCCGGCCTGAACGAGAAGCTCCCCTGCGC
The sequence above is drawn from the Gemmatimonadaceae bacterium genome and encodes:
- a CDS encoding Ig-like domain-containing protein, which codes for MRSPSLAATLARALAGALARALAGALASASLAPAIISAQAGGPRIVVTPANPRVVARDTLRLTAMVVDEGGKALPGVKVRYFGGAFEATVDSMGLVTSGAVGKFPVVISAIVPGSRPLTRKVDVLMVPGRATSVAVTPQPTRLLAGQRLQLSAVARSADGDSATEPVAWKSSAPAIVRVSETGLVSALAIGKARIVAAAGAAERAIDVDVVSANGATVTVTPAATSARQGDVLHFAVQVKDATGRAIPGLTPSWTFSPGRGEIGSDGGFVGFDPGTYLVSANFGRLSGDASVTLTDRNVRRKATVVGSVLRTAFVTSEVWVHPNGKVAYLGTHAGGDRFYVINIADPTKPVIADSVIENFRVVNDIMTDEKGEVMVFTREGADNRKNGIVIATLEDPLHPKKVADFTDGVTSGVHSAFIYTDPKYGRHAYITNDGTGAVHVINIDNPAAPRQVSQWRPSRPPSSDAGRTLHDVDVQDGLLYGSWWNDGLIILDVGNGMRGGTPSNPVVVAQYKYDLDAIYASRLETEGATGYIRGTHTAWRHKNYVFIADEVFDPAEVQAALGGRVGRAYGRLQVIDVSDITKPRSVAWYEPEFGGVHNVWAAGDTLYMGAYNSGFHAFDVSGELRGNLQHQGREITHFQPQSPQGKIPNATMTWGVVVKNGLAFINDMNSGLWIVRMEPKATIVP
- a CDS encoding DUF58 domain-containing protein, encoding MPIPSRRWFIGAAALALVAPLALVWSGASLLLVVLDLAWVALLAIDTWRAWGIETKDVSVQRESPPAFSLGRSLPVSYRWQSHLPRRTTVQVVEALPPILSLAGGAERTLVLPPESPLYERHDVRPVARGKAGEGALHLRVQSPWGLAWRPLRVPLPWQVTVYPTLVGASLRALPTQAQRRREVGLRNVRRLGEGRVFESLREWVQGDDTRTIDWKATARRGKPMVRQYEDERRQQVLIVIDAGRMLTAESQGRSRLEFVVEAALQLAHAAADHDDNVGLMVFADAVQHYLAPARGRRALRGVLDALAMVRGTVVEPDYPGAFAYLAQRNRRRALTVVFTDVIDRTASEALVAQVGALRPRHLPLAVALRDPALDALATARPATVHGAFERAAAEELLQSREFALAEMRAQGVLVLDVAPAGAAEAVVEQYNRLKRRGTL
- a CDS encoding MoxR family ATPase, with the protein product MAIPSPLIPLTAADVERHADSAQQLMAQLERVVLGQREAIRESLLALMARGHVLLEGPPGTAKTLLVRALAQSLGLSFRRIQFTPDLMPSDITGVNFLGAQGSFSFRPGPLFADLVLGDEINRAPAKTQAAMLEAMQERAVTVDGETRSLSHGFTVFATQNPIEFEGTYPLPEAELDRFLVKVLLRYPPNDAEQGMLGRVLGGFDAATPSSFGIERVMDAEGLEALRGAARQVRVEPSIVAYITALVRTTRETPTLTLGASPRASVALLLLSQAAALLDGRAFVVPDDVKSLAPAVLRHRVQVAPELELEGVTPDAAVQTLFERVEAPRA